One Helianthus annuus cultivar XRQ/B chromosome 12, HanXRQr2.0-SUNRISE, whole genome shotgun sequence genomic region harbors:
- the LOC110896898 gene encoding uncharacterized protein LOC110896898 — protein MSNLAKLEFMALDITGKNYLSWDLDAEIHLNANNLGNTIKEGNKTSTQDKEKAMIFLRHHIHESLKNEYLTIKDPLVLWTNLKERYDHQKTVILPRARYEWINLRLQDFKSISEYNSAMFRITSQLILCGENITDKEMLEKTFSTFHASNIVLQQQYRERGFTKHSDLISCLLVAEQNNELLMKNHETRPVGTTPFPEVNVATYNDQSGSHGRGRGYQRGRGHGRSRGRGRGHGRGRGRAYGRGNYHGVQFKNRRTHQKLHDNEKKSNDERGKKKSGTSSNACYRCGGNNHWAGTCRTARHLVELYQQSIKDKQKGIETNFTYEDGNVDVPSGERTIPMQLIWIMMISLSSKLIWILVISWLIQTSWMLAIFPMHE, from the coding sequence ATGTCGAACCTTGCAAAGCTTGAGTTTATGGCTTTAGACATCACTGGAAAAAATTATTTGTCATGGGATTTGGATGCTGAAATCCATCTAAATGCTAATAACCTTGGGAATACAATTAAAGAAGGAAATAAAACGAGTACCCAAGATAAAGAAAAGGCAATGATTTTCTTACGCCACCATATTCACGAGTCATTGAAAAATGAATATCTCACTATCAAAGATCCACTCGTCCTATGGACAAATTTAAAAGAAAGGTATGACCATCAGAAAACAGTAATATTACCAAGAGCTCGTTATGAATGGATTAATTTAAGGTTGCAAGACTTTAAATCTATAAGTGAGTATAACTCAGCAATGTTTAGAATCACGTCACAATTGATTTTATGTGGTGAAAATATTACTGATAAGGAGATGTTGGAAAAGACATTCTCCACCTTTCACGCCTCAAACATTGTCTTGCAACAACAATATCGTGAAAGGGGCTTCACCAAACACAGTGacttaatatcatgtttgctTGTGGCTGAGCAAAATAATGAGCTACTAATGAAAAACCATGAAACTCGTCCGGTTGGTACAACCCCATTCCCAGAAGTGAATGTGGCAACATATAATGACCAAAGTGGAAGTCACGGACGTGGTCGTGGCTATCAACGTGGGCGTGGTCATGGTCGTAgtcgtggtcgtggtcgtggtcATGGACGTGGTCGTGGACGTGCATATGGTCGGGGTAATTATCATGGTGTTCAATTCAAAAACAGAAGAACCCACCAGAAGTTGCATGATAATGAAAAGAAATCCAATGATGAAAGAGGTAAAAAGAAAAGTGGAACCTCATCTAATGCATGCTATCGATGTGGTGGTAACAACCACTGGGCTGGTACATGTCGTACAGCCAGACACTTAGTAGAGCTTTACCAACAATCTATAAAAGACAAACAAAAAGGAATAGAGACAAATTTTACATATGAAGATGGAAATGTTGATGTCCCAAGTGGTGAAAGGACCATACCAATGCAACTAATCTGGATTATGATGATTTCCTTATCGAGCAAGCTAATTTGGATTCTGGTGATATCATGGCTGATACAAACCAGTTGGATGCTTGCAATTTTCCCTATGCATGAATGA
- the LOC110895421 gene encoding adoMet-dependent rRNA methyltransferase spb1, producing MGGKAKGKHRLDKFYHLAKEHGYRSRAVWKLIQLDSKFSFLRSSHAVLDLCAAPGGWMQAAVERVPVGSLVIGVDLDPIRPIRGAIAIREDITTPKCRATVKRLMSEHGVKAFDLVLHDGSPNIGGAWDQEATNQNALVIDSVKLAAELLAPKGTFVTKVFRSRDYNAVLYCLKQLFEKVDMDKPAASRSSSAETFIVCQKYKAPAKIDPRLFDIRHLFQGGKEPGKVIDINRPITQKRHRDGYEDGVTLLRKTCSASEFIWSNAPLDVLGTVTSITFKDETSLPIKNHSLTTDEVKELCDDLRVLGKQDFKQLLKWRILVRKAFSPEKETPKPADVEPESKVNEDEDEDDDGLKEMEELTNAMLRKKKQEKKNDAKRRAKDKARKKTGMQSDVMEDGYTDIELFALSSIKGKKDLVAVDNTEDDDGAENEAMNSDNEGDQVDSEDKSVSDMDSDEERRRYDEKMEQLMEEAYEQYVSKKEGSTKLRKRMKQKHSEDGELLEGGDDDADDALHMDEDSDNDQESNPLMVPLNDHEHTKEEIDAIWYSKEEFNYDNDRQGNSKSDDEDEMQVDKKADDQLMIPKKPTAKNKPQKPQSSQPAATEDFEVVPAPETDSSDDSSSSDDDVETKAEILACAKKMLRKKQREQMLDDAYNKYMFHDDEGLPKWFIDEERKHMQPMKPITKEEVNAMKAQFKEINARPAKKVAQAKARKKRVAIRKMEKVRKKANTIADQEDINDRSKMKMINTLYKKAIPQRPKKELVVAKKGVQVRTGKGKVLVDRRMKKDARKHGMKKDKEKGKSKGGKGQKGKGSKGKMGKGEGPKGKMGRK from the exons ATGGGTGGAAAAGCAAAGGGAAAGCACCGTTTGGATAAATTCTACCACTTAGCCAAAGAACACGGCTACCGTTCTCGAGCCGTATGGAAACTCATCCAACTCGACTCCAAATTCTCCTTCCTCCGCTCCTCTCACGCCGTCCTCGACCTCTGCGCGGCTCCGGGAGGATGGATGCAAGCCGCCGTGGAGCGAGTCCCCGTCGGCAGCCTCGTAATCGGCGTGGATCTGGATCCGATTCGCCCGATTCGCGGCGCTATTGCTATTCGGGAAGATATTACTACACCTAAGTGTAGAGCGACGGTGAAGAGGCTGATGAGTGAGCACGGTGTTAAGGCGTTTGATCTGGTGTTGCATGATGGTTCTCCGAATATTGGTGGTGCGTGGGATCAGGAGGCTACGAACCAGAATGCGTTGGTGATTGATTCGGTTAAGCTGGCTGCGGAGTTGTTGGCTCCCAAAGGAACTTTTGTTACTAAA GTTTTTAGGTCAAGGGATTACAACGCTGTGCTTTATTGTCTTAAACAG TTGTTTGAGAAGGTTGATATGGATAAACCAGCTGCTAGTCGTTCGTCATCTGCTGAGACCTTTATCGTATGTCAGAAGTATAAGGCTCCTGCTAAGATCGATCCTCGGCTTTTCGATATCAGGCATCTGTTTCAGGGAGGCAAAGAACCAGGAAAG GTAATTGATATAAATAGACCAATAACACAGAAGAGACACCGTGATGG GTATGAAGATGGTGTTACGCTATTGAGGAAAACATGTTCAGCTTCAGAATTTATTTGGTCAAATGCTCCTCTTGATGTTCTTGGTACTGTTACATCTATAACCTTCAAGGATGAGACATCTCTGCCTATCAAGAATCATTCGTTGACTACAGATGAG GTTAAAGAACTGTGTGACGACTTGCGTGTTTTAGGGAAGCAAGACTTCAAGCAACTGTTGAA GTGGCGCATCCTCGTTAGAAAGGCGTTTTCTCCAGAAAAGGAAACTCCAAAACCGGCAGATGTTGAACCGGAGAGCAAGGTTAATGAAGacgaagatgaagatgatgatgggcTGAAAGAAATGGAAGAGCTGACAAATGCTATGCTGCGTAAGAAAAAGCAGGAAAAAAAGAACGATGCTAAACGACGAGCTAAG GATAAAGCAAGGAAAAAAACTGGGATGCAGAGTGATGTAATGGAAGATGGGTATACTGATATCGAGTTGTTCGCTCTATCGTCTATTAAG GGGAAGAAAGATCTGGTAGCTGTTGATAACACCGAAGATGATGATGGTGCGGAAAACGAAGCAATGAACAGTGATAACGAGGGAGACCAAGTAGACTCTGAAGACAAGTCAGTTAGTGACATGGACTCTGATGAAGAGCGTCGAAG ATATGATGAGAAAATGGAGCAGTTAATGGAAGAAGCTTACGAACAGTATGTATCCAAGAAAGAAGGAAGTACAAAGCTGAGAAAACGAATGAAGCAAAAGCACTCTGAGGATGGCGAACTTCTTGAG GGTGGTGACGATGATGCTGATGATGCTCTTCATATGGATGAAGACTCCGACAATGATCAAGAATCCAATCCACTAATGGTGCCACTTAATGATCACGAGCACACTAAGGAAGAAATCGATGCAATATGGTATAGCAAAGAAGAGTTCAATTACGACAATGATAGACAAGGAAATTCAAAATCGGATGATGAGGACGAAATGCAAGTGGATAAAAAAGCCGATGATCAACTCATGATCCCGAAGAAGCCGACAGCAAAAAACAAGCCACAAAAACCTCAATCGTCCCAGCCTGCCGCCACCGAAGATTTTGAAGTTGTTCCCGCCCCGGAAACAGATTCGAGCGATGACTCATCATCGTCCGATGATGATGTGGAAACAAAAGCCGAAATCTTGGCATGTGCGAAGAAAATGTTAAGAAAAAAGCAGAGAGAACAAATGCTTGACGACGCGTACAACAAGTACATGTTCCACGATGACGAAGGATTACCAAAATGGTTTATAGATGAAGAAAGGAAACACATGCAGCCCATGAAGCCCATAACGAAAGAAGAGGTTAACGCAATGAAAGCCCAATTCAAGGAGATAAATGCTCGGCCCGCTAAGAAGGTTGCCCAAGCAAAGGCCCGAAAGAAGCGGGTTGCAATAAGGAAAATGGAGAAGGTTAGAAAGAAGGCAAACACTATCGCTGATCAAGAGGATATAAACGATCGGTCGAAGATGAAGATGATTAATACGCTTTACAAGAAGGCGATCCCGCAGAGACCGAAGAAAGAGTTGGTGGTTGCAAAGAAAGGAGTGCAAGTGAGGACTGGTAAAGGGAAAGTACTTGTTGACAGAAGGATGAAAAAGGATGCAAGGAAACATGGGATGAAGAAGGATAAGGAGAAGGGAAAAAGCAAAGGTGGAAAGGGTCAGAAAGGCAAAGGATCCAAGGGTAAAATGGGAAAAGGTgaaggcccaaagggtaaaatGGGAAGAAAGTGA